A window of the Vanessa tameamea isolate UH-Manoa-2023 chromosome 22, ilVanTame1 primary haplotype, whole genome shotgun sequence genome harbors these coding sequences:
- the LOC113402255 gene encoding uncharacterized protein LOC113402255, with translation MDAVYPAAASVLARGRRRRRAEPRQRHRTMPVTFAEIKEVDEEKETNEEAHGARVVSAATVYEERRRRPDLLEEHLGREFAEFRRRRARRDHFHEPDELAISTSPPAPSASSPLSRANSEPSPTTEPS, from the exons ATGGACGCCGTGTACCCCGCCGCCGCGTCGGTGCTGGCGCGCGGTCGACGCCGGCGACGAGCCGAGCCTCGTCAGCGTCATCGCACCATGCCCGTCACCTTCGCCGAAATCAAG GAGGTAGACGAAGAAAAGGAAACCAACGAAGAGGCGCACGGTGCGAGGGTTGTGAGTGCGGCGACTGTGTATGAAGAACGTCGCCGTCGGCCGGACCTTCTGGAGGAACATCTTGGCCGGGAGTTCGCAGAGTTTCGACGGAGACGTGCACGTCGTGATCACTTCCACGAGCCCGACGAACTCGCAATATCTACCTCCCCACCAGCTCCTTCTGCGTCATCCCCGCTATCGCGAGCCAACAGCGAGCCCAGTCCGACCACCGAGCCTTCTTGA